From a region of the Streptomyces venezuelae genome:
- a CDS encoding ABC transporter substrate-binding protein, which yields MPRTGRLTTATAVLAAISALATACTGQGADTASDDPKADVTLTFWHGWSAPGEAKAIEDNIARFEKAHPNIKVQVTGNMTDDKINQALRAGGDKAPDVVSSFTTDSVGKFCNSRAFADLNPFLAKSGMDKTKVFPKTLLEYTEFEGNQCTLPLLHDAYGLVYDKTAFAAAGITEPPKTWSQFAEVAQKLTTPKGDSYERVGLMPTFHGYETTPMRLAAQWSPTYFTPDGRSGLAADPAFAKMLTAQKDLVGKLGGYEKLERFRSTFGDEWSSEHPFHTGQVVMQIDGEWRAAMAKEAGVTFEIGTAPLPVPDEQAADYGKGYLSGTIMGIAAGSRKQNAAWELVKYMTTDTEAVVAFANAIHNIPSTFAALESPDLQVTPESKTFLDIARHPKSSTTPAKADGGTYQLTFTDFAYAVEKGDVGDIPAGLAKTDRQIDTDIAKAK from the coding sequence ATGCCCAGAACCGGACGCCTGACCACCGCGACCGCCGTCCTCGCCGCGATATCCGCCCTCGCCACGGCCTGTACGGGCCAGGGCGCGGACACCGCCTCCGACGATCCGAAGGCGGACGTCACCCTCACCTTCTGGCACGGCTGGTCCGCGCCGGGCGAGGCCAAGGCGATCGAGGACAACATCGCCCGGTTCGAGAAGGCGCATCCGAACATCAAGGTCCAGGTCACCGGCAACATGACCGACGACAAGATCAACCAGGCGCTGCGGGCGGGCGGGGACAAGGCTCCCGACGTGGTCTCCTCCTTCACCACCGACAGCGTGGGCAAGTTCTGCAACTCCCGCGCCTTCGCCGACCTGAACCCCTTCCTCGCGAAGTCCGGGATGGACAAGACGAAGGTCTTCCCCAAGACCCTCCTGGAGTACACGGAGTTCGAGGGCAACCAGTGCACGCTGCCGCTGCTGCACGACGCGTACGGCCTCGTCTACGACAAGACCGCCTTCGCGGCCGCCGGAATCACCGAGCCCCCGAAGACGTGGAGCCAGTTCGCCGAGGTCGCGCAGAAGCTCACCACGCCCAAGGGCGACTCGTACGAACGGGTCGGCCTGATGCCCACCTTCCACGGCTACGAGACCACCCCGATGCGGCTCGCCGCCCAGTGGAGCCCCACCTACTTCACCCCCGACGGCAGGTCCGGGCTCGCCGCTGACCCGGCCTTCGCGAAGATGCTGACCGCGCAGAAGGACCTGGTGGGCAAGCTCGGCGGCTACGAGAAGCTGGAGCGGTTCCGCAGCACCTTCGGGGACGAGTGGAGCTCCGAGCACCCCTTCCACACCGGCCAGGTGGTCATGCAGATCGACGGCGAATGGCGGGCCGCGATGGCGAAGGAGGCCGGCGTCACGTTCGAGATCGGCACCGCGCCGCTGCCCGTCCCCGACGAGCAGGCCGCCGACTACGGCAAGGGCTACCTCTCCGGCACGATCATGGGCATCGCCGCGGGGAGCAGGAAGCAGAACGCCGCCTGGGAGCTGGTCAAGTACATGACCACCGACACCGAGGCGGTGGTGGCCTTCGCCAACGCCATCCACAACATCCCGTCCACGTTCGCCGCCCTGGAGTCCCCGGACCTCCAGGTGACCCCGGAGTCCAAGACCTTCCTCGACATCGCCCGGCACCCGAAGTCCAGCACCACCCCGGCCAAGGCCGACGGCGGCACCTACCAGCTGACCTTCACGGACTTCGCGTACGCCGTCGAGAAGGGCGACGTCGGCGACATCCCGGCCGGTCTCGCCAAGACCGACCGGCAGATCGACACGGACATCGCGAAGGCGAAGTAG
- a CDS encoding carbohydrate ABC transporter permease, which yields MSPWLIGFAVFFLYPLLSTLYFSFTRYDGFRQPAFNGLDNWSYVFTDYPLFWPAMRNTLWLVLVMVTCRVAFGLGIGLLITKIKTGAGVFRTLFYLPYLAPPVAATLAFVFLLNPGTGPVATLLEAVGLPSPGWFTDADWSKPGLTALALWGVGDLMVIFMAALLDVPKEQYEAAELDGAGAWARFRHITLPNIAPIIMFAVVTGVIQAMQYYAQPLVAGKVAAGVIGGSGQQFEPGYPDKSTLTLPQLVYNLGFQRFDYGTACVVALVLFSLSMAFTALLMRRRGGLIGADR from the coding sequence ATGTCCCCCTGGCTGATCGGCTTCGCCGTCTTCTTCCTCTACCCGCTGCTGTCCACCCTGTACTTCTCCTTCACCCGGTACGACGGCTTCCGGCAGCCGGCCTTCAACGGCCTGGACAACTGGAGCTACGTCTTCACGGACTATCCGCTCTTCTGGCCGGCCATGCGCAACACTCTGTGGCTGGTCCTGGTGATGGTGACCTGCCGGGTCGCCTTCGGCCTCGGCATCGGCCTGCTCATCACGAAGATCAAGACCGGGGCCGGGGTCTTCCGGACCCTGTTCTACCTGCCCTACCTGGCCCCGCCGGTCGCCGCGACCCTCGCCTTCGTCTTCCTGCTCAACCCCGGCACCGGCCCCGTCGCCACCCTGCTGGAAGCGGTGGGGCTGCCCAGCCCCGGCTGGTTCACCGACGCCGACTGGTCCAAGCCGGGCCTGACCGCCCTCGCCCTGTGGGGGGTGGGCGACCTGATGGTCATCTTCATGGCCGCGCTGCTCGACGTACCGAAGGAGCAGTACGAGGCCGCGGAGCTGGACGGGGCCGGCGCCTGGGCGCGGTTCCGGCACATCACCCTTCCCAACATCGCGCCGATCATCATGTTCGCCGTGGTCACCGGGGTCATCCAGGCCATGCAGTACTACGCCCAGCCGCTGGTGGCGGGGAAGGTCGCGGCCGGGGTGATCGGCGGCTCGGGACAGCAGTTCGAGCCGGGCTATCCCGACAAGTCCACCCTGACGCTCCCCCAGCTCGTCTACAACCTCGGGTTCCAGCGCTTCGACTACGGCACCGCGTGTGTCGTCGCGCTCGTCCTGTTCTCCCTCTCCATGGCCTTCACCGCGCTCCTGATGCGGCGCCGTGGCGGTCTGATCGGAGCGGATCGATGA
- a CDS encoding carbohydrate ABC transporter permease, which produces MSSAHAGRRSSRAALHWVGVHALGVAAALFFVLPFVFLLLTSLMGDRQALTRDLWPDTWEWGNYAKVWHTPGFLTWWRNTLLYAGLGTLLTVVSSVPVAYALAKFRFRGRRLALLLVIAMMMLPPQVVVIPMYLFWARQLDLSGTLWPLIVPMAFGDAFSVFLLRQFLLTIPDEYLDAARVDGCGEIRTLLRVVLPMARPGIAAVALFQFFCAWNDYFGPQIYASDNPAAWTLSYGLESFKGAHHTNWNLTMAATVLVMAPVIVLFFFAQKAFVEGVTLTGVKG; this is translated from the coding sequence ATGAGCAGCGCACACGCCGGCCGCAGATCCTCCAGGGCGGCCCTGCACTGGGTCGGGGTGCACGCGCTGGGTGTGGCCGCCGCCCTCTTCTTCGTCCTCCCCTTCGTCTTCCTCCTGCTCACCTCCCTGATGGGCGACCGGCAGGCACTGACCCGCGACCTGTGGCCGGACACCTGGGAATGGGGCAACTACGCGAAGGTGTGGCACACCCCGGGCTTTCTGACCTGGTGGCGCAACACGCTCCTGTACGCCGGACTCGGCACCCTGTTGACCGTGGTCTCCTCCGTGCCCGTCGCGTACGCGCTCGCCAAGTTCCGCTTCCGCGGGCGGCGGCTCGCGCTGCTCCTCGTGATCGCCATGATGATGCTGCCGCCGCAGGTGGTGGTCATCCCCATGTACCTGTTCTGGGCCAGGCAGCTCGACCTGTCGGGCACCCTGTGGCCACTGATCGTCCCGATGGCCTTCGGCGACGCCTTCTCCGTCTTCCTGCTCCGCCAGTTCCTGCTGACCATCCCCGACGAGTACCTGGACGCCGCCCGCGTCGACGGCTGCGGCGAGATACGCACCCTGCTGCGCGTGGTCCTGCCGATGGCCCGGCCCGGCATCGCGGCCGTCGCGCTCTTCCAGTTCTTCTGCGCCTGGAACGACTACTTCGGCCCGCAGATCTACGCCTCGGACAACCCCGCCGCCTGGACCCTCAGTTACGGACTGGAGTCCTTCAAGGGGGCGCACCACACCAACTGGAACCTGACCATGGCCGCGACCGTACTGGTCATGGCCCCGGTGATCGTCCTCTTCTTCTTCGCTCAGAAGGCGTTCGTCGAGGGAGTCACCCTGACCGGCGTGAAAGGCTGA
- a CDS encoding 6-phospho-beta-glucosidase — MKLAVVGGGSTYTPELVDGFARLRDTLPVEELVLIDPATERLELIGGLARRIFARQGHPGRVTTTSDLDAGIAGADAVLLQLRVGGQAARLGDETWPLECGCVGQETTGAGGLAKALRTVPVVLDIAERVRRASPDAWIIDFTNPVGIVTRALLRAGHKAVGLCNVAIGLQRKFAALLDLAPADIHLDHVGLNHLTWETGVRRGGPDGEDLLPGLLTAHGEAVAGDLRLPRAVLDRLGVVPSYYLRYFYAHDEVVRELGTKPSRAAEVAAMEHELLALYGDPTLDEKPALLAKRGGAFYSEAAVDLAASLLGDGGPAVQVVNTYNNGTLPFLPDDAVIEVQARVDGSGASALAVPRLDPLFSGLISHVSAYEDLALDAALRGGRERVFKALLAHPLIGQFDLAEGLTDRLLAHNKEHLPWA; from the coding sequence ATGAAACTCGCAGTGGTGGGCGGCGGTTCCACCTACACCCCCGAACTGGTCGACGGGTTCGCACGGCTGCGCGACACCCTGCCCGTCGAGGAGCTGGTGCTGATCGACCCGGCTACCGAACGCCTGGAGCTGATCGGCGGCCTGGCCCGGCGGATCTTCGCCCGGCAGGGCCACCCGGGCCGCGTCACCACCACCTCCGACCTCGACGCGGGCATCGCCGGGGCCGACGCGGTACTGCTCCAGCTGCGCGTCGGCGGACAGGCCGCCCGGCTGGGGGACGAGACCTGGCCGCTGGAGTGCGGCTGCGTCGGCCAGGAGACCACGGGCGCGGGCGGGCTCGCCAAGGCGCTGCGCACGGTCCCGGTGGTCCTCGACATCGCCGAGCGGGTCCGGCGGGCCAGCCCGGACGCGTGGATCATCGACTTCACCAATCCGGTCGGCATCGTCACCCGGGCCCTGCTGCGGGCCGGGCACAAGGCCGTCGGACTGTGCAACGTCGCCATCGGCCTCCAGCGGAAGTTCGCGGCCCTGCTGGACCTGGCACCGGCCGACATCCACCTGGACCACGTGGGCCTCAACCACCTCACCTGGGAGACGGGCGTGCGCCGGGGCGGCCCGGACGGCGAGGACCTCCTGCCGGGGCTGCTCACCGCGCACGGCGAGGCCGTCGCCGGGGACCTGCGGCTGCCGCGGGCGGTGCTGGACCGGCTCGGCGTCGTGCCCTCGTACTACCTGCGCTACTTCTACGCCCACGACGAGGTCGTCCGGGAACTCGGGACCAAGCCCTCGCGGGCCGCCGAGGTCGCGGCGATGGAACACGAACTGCTGGCCCTGTACGGGGATCCCACGCTCGACGAGAAGCCGGCGCTGCTGGCGAAGCGGGGCGGGGCCTTCTACTCCGAGGCCGCCGTGGACCTGGCCGCCTCCCTCCTCGGCGACGGCGGACCGGCCGTGCAGGTGGTCAACACGTACAACAACGGCACGCTGCCCTTCCTGCCGGACGACGCGGTGATCGAGGTGCAGGCCCGTGTCGACGGATCCGGCGCCTCCGCGCTGGCGGTGCCCCGGCTCGACCCGCTCTTCTCGGGGCTGATCTCGCACGTGAGCGCGTACGAGGACCTCGCGCTGGACGCGGCCCTGCGCGGCGGGCGCGAGCGGGTCTTCAAGGCGCTGCTGGCGCACCCGCTCATCGGGCAGTTCGACCTGGCCGAAGGGCTGACCGACCGGCTCCTCGCGCACAACAAGGAGCACCTGCCATGGGCGTGA
- a CDS encoding N-acetylglucosamine kinase, with the protein MGVTLPSVLAIDAGNSKTDVALLAPDGSVLCSGQAGGFQPPRTGVAAAVDVLAEAMADAGLRADPAAGPWAERVSACLANADFAVEERELAREIERRGWGRATAVHNDTFALLRSGLPTGAGPCGVAVVCGAGINCVGMTPDGRTARFPAVGRISGDWGGGGGLAEEALWCAARAEDGRGGPTELARALPAHFGHASMASLIEAMHLGRVPLARRHELTPVLFAVAAAGDPVALSLVHRQADEVTAMASVALERLGLLEQEVPVVLGGSVLAAGHPQLNDRIAAGLAERAPRARISVITAPPVLGAALLGLDALGSAPPAYRKLRAHFG; encoded by the coding sequence ATGGGCGTGACCCTCCCCTCGGTACTGGCGATCGACGCGGGCAACAGCAAGACGGACGTGGCGCTCCTCGCCCCGGACGGCTCGGTGCTGTGCTCCGGCCAGGCCGGGGGCTTCCAGCCGCCGCGCACGGGGGTGGCCGCGGCGGTCGACGTGCTGGCCGAGGCGATGGCCGACGCCGGGCTGCGCGCGGACCCCGCGGCCGGGCCGTGGGCCGAACGGGTGTCGGCGTGCCTGGCCAACGCCGACTTCGCGGTGGAGGAACGGGAGCTGGCACGGGAGATCGAGCGCCGCGGCTGGGGCCGTGCGACGGCCGTGCACAACGACACCTTCGCGCTGCTGCGCTCCGGGCTGCCGACGGGCGCCGGCCCGTGCGGGGTCGCGGTGGTGTGCGGGGCGGGCATCAACTGCGTCGGGATGACCCCCGACGGGCGGACCGCGCGCTTCCCGGCGGTCGGGCGGATCTCCGGCGACTGGGGCGGCGGGGGCGGACTGGCCGAGGAGGCCCTGTGGTGCGCGGCCCGGGCCGAGGACGGCCGGGGCGGGCCGACGGAGCTGGCCCGGGCGCTGCCCGCGCACTTCGGCCACGCGTCCATGGCTTCGCTGATCGAGGCGATGCACCTGGGCCGGGTCCCGCTCGCGCGGCGGCACGAACTGACCCCGGTGCTGTTCGCGGTGGCGGCCGCCGGGGACCCGGTGGCGCTGTCGCTGGTGCACCGGCAGGCGGACGAGGTGACGGCCATGGCGTCGGTGGCGCTGGAACGCCTGGGCCTGCTGGAGCAGGAGGTACCGGTGGTGCTGGGCGGCAGCGTGCTGGCGGCCGGTCACCCGCAGCTCAACGACCGGATCGCGGCGGGCCTCGCCGAACGGGCTCCGCGCGCCCGGATCTCCGTGATCACGGCGCCGCCCGTGCTCGGTGCCGCCCTGCTGGGTCTGGACGCGCTCGGATCCGCTCCCCCGGCGTACCGGAAACTCCGTGCCCATTTCGGTTGA
- a CDS encoding glutamate ABC transporter substrate-binding protein, producing MRIRARRAAEGHENHENQSHGGPEGRTARRARRAAAAGAASGIRRAAGRLRGWGGVSAMALACATTAAAVLLPLAHATPDTGRPVVRRPASMAAAPATPWTLTDTCQDPEASLRPSDVDGAAIARIKAAGKLVAGVDQNSFRWGYRNQTADGSRLDGFDIDLVKAIAKDILGDENAVIYRAIPTSQRIPALQEGRVDIVVRTMTINCKRLEDVAFSTAYFEAGQQVLAPKGSPITGYDTSLKDRRICFAAGSTAETALKAQSYGSVPVTVANQLDCLVRLQLGEVDGIITDNALAAGQAAQDPSVQLVGSPFTREFYGVAMNKDASDLVRRVNKVLDNYRAGGGDSPWMKAYLKHLQPVLPGVTAPPAPKYRDG from the coding sequence ATGCGGATACGGGCGAGGCGGGCCGCCGAAGGTCACGAGAACCACGAGAACCAGAGCCACGGGGGCCCTGAGGGCCGGACCGCCCGCCGGGCCCGGCGGGCGGCGGCCGCGGGCGCGGCCTCCGGCATCCGCCGCGCCGCGGGCCGGCTGCGCGGCTGGGGCGGGGTGAGCGCGATGGCACTCGCCTGCGCGACGACCGCCGCCGCCGTGCTGCTTCCGCTGGCCCACGCGACGCCCGACACGGGCCGGCCGGTGGTCCGCAGGCCCGCCTCGATGGCGGCGGCCCCGGCCACGCCGTGGACCCTCACCGACACCTGCCAGGACCCCGAGGCGAGCCTGCGCCCCTCCGACGTGGACGGGGCGGCCATCGCGCGGATCAAGGCGGCCGGCAAGCTCGTCGCCGGCGTGGACCAGAACAGCTTCCGCTGGGGCTACCGCAACCAGACCGCCGACGGCAGCCGCCTCGACGGCTTCGACATCGACCTGGTCAAGGCCATCGCCAAGGACATCCTCGGCGACGAGAACGCGGTCATCTACCGGGCCATCCCGACCAGTCAGCGCATCCCCGCCCTCCAGGAGGGCCGCGTCGACATCGTCGTCCGGACCATGACCATCAACTGCAAGCGGCTGGAGGACGTCGCCTTCTCGACGGCCTACTTCGAGGCCGGGCAGCAGGTGCTGGCGCCCAAGGGCTCGCCGATCACCGGGTACGACACCTCGCTGAAGGACCGGCGGATCTGCTTCGCGGCCGGTTCCACCGCGGAGACGGCCCTGAAGGCCCAGTCGTACGGCTCGGTGCCGGTCACCGTCGCCAACCAGCTGGACTGCCTGGTCCGGCTGCAGCTGGGCGAGGTCGACGGCATCATCACCGACAACGCCCTCGCGGCGGGCCAGGCCGCCCAGGACCCGTCGGTGCAGCTGGTGGGCTCGCCCTTCACCCGCGAGTTCTACGGGGTGGCGATGAACAAGGACGCGTCGGACCTGGTCCGCCGGGTCAACAAGGTGCTGGACAACTACCGTGCGGGTGGCGGTGACAGCCCCTGGATGAAGGCCTACCTCAAGCACCTGCAGCCCGTGCTGCCCGGCGTGACGGCGCCTCCGGCACCCAAGTACCGGGACGGCTGA
- a CDS encoding serine/threonine-protein kinase, translating into MSLIGTACVRPGCPGAYEDMGGGELYCDTCGLAPIGSVAAGADELVSPPTGMTSAARGSLGSGGTRGSMGSQGSHGSARSSASARSSRSSSSRRSVSGRLSRSVSGTTSARSVSVRSSGSAASGRSRLGAGLVNVPEVPRPNPSTAVLENPEVPERKRFCSRSDCGAPVGRSRGDRPGRTEGFCTKCGHPYSFVPKLRSGDVVRGQYEVAGCLAHGGLGWVYLAVDRAVADRWVVLKGLLDTGDQDAMEAAISERRFLAEIEHSNIVRIYNFVEHLDQRTGSLDGYIVMEYVGGKSLKEIANERRRPDGRRDPLPVEQACAYGIEALEALGHLHSRNLLYCDFKVDNAIQQQDQLKLIDMGAVRRMDDAESAIYGTVGYQAPEVAELGPSVASDLYTVARTLAVLTFDFQGYTNVFVDSLPDPEHIEVFRRYESFYRLLVRATDPDPGRRFSSAQEMADQLTGVLREVVALQTGRPRPQLSTLFGPELRVPDTRLFADAADLVVSRLGCRPIASRWSGGLLGLTGRRRAEAGAHAPGGTALPPVQGGAAAGGTPPGGTPVPGAAGGGMPGTWAPAAGGPGAGAAGIGATATRVTSVPGPRSAPPAPVQGAGTAPVSLSPEPSAARATTLDARDTALALPVPLVDAADPNAGFLTGLLASAPNDLLSALGAAPADSAELRLRELRARLELGELSGAGHTLADLEARHPDDWRVVWARGIASLATGDDEIAALSFDAIYDAFPGEPAPKLALGLCAEVLGQLDNAAEYYRLVWITDPGFVSAAFGLARVQLAAGDRDAAVRTLESVPEASIHYTAARVAAVRARLRDRSPQEPLLADLAAAADQVEALRRFGLDPERQERLRAEVLGSALDWVLSGSRGSDPGRTSLLGSQLDERGLRFGLERSYRVLARLARRGEERIELVERANRFRPRTWV; encoded by the coding sequence ATGAGCCTGATCGGAACCGCGTGCGTTCGCCCCGGCTGCCCGGGGGCGTACGAGGACATGGGCGGCGGCGAGCTCTACTGCGACACCTGCGGACTCGCGCCGATCGGCTCGGTCGCGGCGGGCGCGGACGAGCTGGTGTCGCCGCCGACGGGGATGACGAGCGCGGCCCGGGGCTCCCTGGGCTCCGGCGGCACCCGGGGCTCGATGGGCTCGCAGGGCTCCCACGGCTCGGCACGGTCCTCGGCCTCGGCCCGGTCCTCCCGGTCCTCCTCCTCCCGCCGCTCGGTGTCGGGTCGGCTGTCCCGCTCGGTGTCGGGGACGACGTCCGCGCGTTCGGTGTCGGTGCGCAGTTCGGGCTCGGCGGCCTCGGGCCGCAGCCGGCTGGGCGCCGGGCTGGTCAACGTGCCGGAGGTGCCGCGCCCGAATCCCTCGACCGCGGTCCTGGAGAACCCTGAGGTGCCGGAGCGCAAGCGGTTCTGCTCGCGCTCGGACTGCGGGGCGCCGGTGGGCCGCTCCCGGGGCGACCGGCCGGGCCGGACGGAAGGGTTCTGCACGAAGTGCGGGCACCCGTACTCGTTCGTGCCCAAGCTGCGCTCCGGTGACGTGGTGCGCGGCCAGTACGAGGTGGCGGGCTGCCTCGCGCACGGCGGCCTCGGCTGGGTGTACCTGGCGGTGGACCGGGCGGTCGCGGACCGGTGGGTGGTGCTCAAGGGCCTCCTCGACACCGGGGACCAGGACGCGATGGAGGCCGCGATCTCGGAGCGGCGCTTCCTCGCGGAGATCGAGCACTCCAACATCGTGCGGATCTACAACTTCGTGGAGCACCTGGACCAGCGGACCGGTTCGCTGGACGGGTACATCGTCATGGAGTACGTCGGCGGCAAATCGCTGAAGGAGATCGCGAACGAGCGGCGACGGCCGGACGGGCGGCGCGACCCGCTGCCGGTGGAGCAGGCGTGCGCCTACGGCATCGAGGCGCTGGAGGCGCTCGGCCACCTGCACAGCAGGAACCTGCTGTACTGCGACTTCAAGGTCGACAACGCGATCCAGCAGCAGGACCAGCTGAAGCTGATCGACATGGGCGCGGTCCGGCGGATGGACGACGCGGAGTCGGCCATCTACGGCACGGTGGGCTACCAGGCGCCCGAGGTCGCGGAGCTGGGCCCCTCGGTCGCCTCGGACCTCTACACGGTGGCGCGGACGCTGGCCGTGCTGACCTTCGACTTCCAGGGCTACACGAACGTGTTCGTGGACTCGCTGCCGGACCCGGAGCACATCGAGGTGTTCCGGCGGTACGAGTCCTTCTACCGGCTGCTGGTCCGGGCCACCGACCCGGATCCGGGGCGCCGGTTCTCGTCCGCGCAGGAGATGGCGGACCAGCTGACGGGCGTGCTGCGGGAGGTGGTCGCCCTGCAGACGGGCCGGCCGCGGCCGCAGCTGTCGACCCTCTTCGGCCCGGAGTTGCGGGTTCCGGACACCCGGCTGTTCGCCGACGCGGCCGACCTGGTCGTCTCCCGGCTGGGCTGCCGGCCGATCGCCTCCCGGTGGAGCGGCGGACTGCTGGGGCTGACCGGCCGCCGCCGGGCCGAGGCCGGAGCGCACGCGCCCGGTGGCACCGCCCTGCCCCCGGTGCAGGGCGGTGCGGCCGCCGGTGGCACCCCGCCCGGTGGCACGCCCGTGCCCGGGGCGGCCGGCGGCGGCATGCCGGGTACGTGGGCCCCCGCGGCCGGCGGACCGGGGGCGGGGGCGGCCGGGATCGGGGCCACCGCCACTCGTGTGACGAGCGTGCCGGGGCCGCGGTCCGCTCCGCCCGCTCCGGTCCAGGGCGCGGGGACCGCACCCGTGTCCCTGTCCCCGGAGCCGTCCGCCGCGAGAGCGACGACCCTCGACGCACGCGACACCGCGCTGGCCCTGCCCGTACCGCTGGTGGACGCGGCGGACCCGAACGCCGGGTTCCTGACGGGGCTGCTGGCCTCCGCGCCGAACGACCTGCTGAGCGCCCTGGGCGCGGCGCCGGCCGACTCGGCCGAACTGCGGCTGCGGGAGCTGCGGGCCCGTCTGGAGCTGGGCGAACTGTCCGGAGCCGGGCACACCCTGGCGGATCTGGAGGCCCGGCATCCGGACGACTGGCGGGTGGTGTGGGCCCGTGGCATCGCCTCGCTGGCCACGGGTGACGACGAGATAGCGGCGCTGTCCTTCGACGCGATCTACGACGCCTTCCCCGGCGAGCCCGCGCCGAAGCTGGCCCTCGGACTGTGCGCGGAGGTGCTGGGGCAGCTGGACAACGCCGCCGAGTACTACCGCCTGGTGTGGATCACCGATCCGGGCTTCGTGAGCGCGGCCTTCGGGCTGGCCCGCGTCCAGCTGGCCGCCGGGGACCGGGACGCGGCCGTGCGCACGCTGGAGTCCGTACCCGAGGCGTCGATCCACTACACCGCCGCGCGGGTGGCAGCCGTACGCGCACGTCTGCGCGACCGGTCCCCGCAGGAGCCGCTGCTGGCCGACCTGGCGGCCGCCGCGGACCAGGTGGAGGCCCTGCGGCGGTTCGGACTGGACCCGGAGCGGCAGGAGCGGCTCCGGGCGGAGGTTCTGGGCTCGGCCCTGGACTGGGTACTGTCGGGTAGCCGGGGTTCCGACCCCGGCCGGACCTCGCTGCTCGGCAGTCAACTGGACGAGCGGGGCCTGCGCTTCGGACTGGAGCGCTCGTACCGCGTCCTCGCACGGCTGGCGCGGCGTGGCGAGGAGAGGATCGAACTGGTGGAGCGGGCAAACCGTTTCCGTCCCCGGACGTGGGTGTGA
- a CDS encoding protein phosphatase 2C domain-containing protein produces MSMHRLSGCPSCAEPLEEGDRFCGVCGYAVSAPPPTAVDQPTLPIPQAPPVPPARPAAAGGYGSPAPAPGVPHAAAEPAPGWGSVAAAAPTLVGDPAAWATAPAEPEPEAEPEPRQGPAGVTYAASGHGNPYGTGTPPEGTSWGAAEHPYGAADGPETRHDRPGGDPGAPGDGTPWGAGEAPYENAPPSGGPAGGKTCVACRAGHVDTDGYCEHCGHAQPRERDHIEEELGSVAAVTDRGLRHHRNEDSFAVAATALPDGSTATVAVVCDGVSSASRPDEASAAAATAANEALLEALPRGAHPQEAMHEAILAAAEAVNALAPETPGAQNAPACTLVGAVVSGGLLTVGWVGDSRAYWVPDDRAALPRRLTEDDSWAAQMVAAGLMGEAEAYADVRAHAITGWLGADAYDLDPHTATFKPDHPGVVVICTDGLWNYAESAREMAQVVPADAATRPLHSAQVLVGYALDGGGHDNVTVAVVPFATHPEQEPGPDAEPGPAAGPE; encoded by the coding sequence ATGTCGATGCATCGGCTGTCGGGCTGCCCCAGCTGCGCGGAACCCCTGGAGGAGGGTGACCGTTTCTGCGGCGTGTGCGGCTACGCCGTGAGCGCTCCTCCCCCCACCGCCGTGGACCAACCGACCCTGCCCATCCCGCAGGCGCCACCGGTACCGCCGGCCCGGCCGGCCGCCGCGGGCGGCTACGGGAGCCCGGCCCCGGCCCCCGGCGTCCCGCACGCCGCCGCCGAGCCCGCCCCGGGCTGGGGCAGCGTGGCCGCGGCCGCACCGACGCTGGTCGGCGACCCGGCCGCCTGGGCCACGGCCCCGGCCGAACCGGAGCCGGAAGCGGAACCGGAGCCGCGGCAGGGCCCGGCCGGGGTCACCTACGCGGCCTCCGGCCACGGGAACCCGTACGGCACCGGCACCCCGCCGGAAGGCACCTCGTGGGGCGCGGCGGAGCACCCGTACGGCGCCGCGGACGGCCCCGAGACCCGCCACGACCGGCCCGGGGGCGACCCCGGCGCGCCGGGGGACGGGACGCCCTGGGGCGCGGGCGAGGCCCCGTACGAGAACGCGCCCCCGTCCGGCGGACCGGCCGGCGGGAAGACCTGTGTCGCCTGCCGTGCCGGGCACGTCGACACCGACGGGTACTGCGAGCACTGCGGGCACGCGCAGCCCCGCGAGCGCGACCACATCGAAGAGGAGCTCGGGAGCGTCGCCGCCGTCACCGACCGGGGACTGCGCCACCACCGCAACGAGGACTCGTTCGCCGTGGCGGCCACCGCCCTGCCCGACGGCTCCACCGCCACCGTGGCCGTCGTCTGCGACGGCGTCTCCTCCGCCAGCCGCCCCGACGAGGCCTCGGCCGCCGCCGCCACGGCCGCCAACGAGGCGCTGCTCGAAGCGCTCCCGCGCGGCGCGCATCCCCAGGAGGCCATGCACGAGGCGATCCTGGCCGCCGCCGAGGCGGTGAACGCCCTGGCCCCGGAGACCCCCGGCGCGCAGAACGCCCCCGCCTGCACCCTGGTCGGCGCCGTCGTCAGCGGCGGGCTGCTGACCGTCGGGTGGGTGGGCGACAGCCGTGCCTACTGGGTCCCCGACGACCGTGCGGCGCTGCCCCGCCGTCTCACCGAGGACGACTCCTGGGCCGCCCAGATGGTCGCCGCCGGCCTGATGGGCGAGGCCGAGGCCTACGCGGACGTCCGCGCGCACGCCATCACGGGCTGGCTGGGAGCCGACGCCTACGACCTCGACCCGCACACCGCGACCTTCAAGCCCGACCACCCCGGGGTGGTGGTGATCTGCACCGACGGGCTGTGGAACTACGCGGAATCCGCGCGGGAGATGGCCCAGGTGGTACCCGCCGACGCCGCGACCCGCCCGCTGCACAGCGCCCAGGTGCTGGTGGGGTACGCGCTCGACGGCGGCGGGCACGACAACGTCACCGTGGCGGTCGTGCCGTTCGCCACGCACCCCGAGCAGGAACCGGGACCGGATGCGGAGCCGGGCCCGGCGGCAGGACCGGAATAG